A DNA window from Camelina sativa cultivar DH55 chromosome 13, Cs, whole genome shotgun sequence contains the following coding sequences:
- the LOC109128341 gene encoding probable glucan endo-1,3-beta-glucosidase BG4, whose product MPFDNVIFRTSMTPFFYKSLGITKIRISDPNTEVLNALRGHRDIQVIVGVKDQDRAALAESEDAVKNWFSTNIEPYLADVNITVITIGNEVIPGPIGPHVFPVVQSLTSLLKSRNLL is encoded by the exons ATGCCTTTTGATAACGTTATATTTCGAACTTCGATGACCCCCTT CTTTTACAAGTCATTAGGGATTACCAAAATCCGAATCTCCGACCCCAACACTGAGGTTCTGAACGCCTTACGTGGCCACCGTGATATTCAAGTCATCGTAGGTGTTAAGGACCAAGATCGCGCTGCTCTTGCCGAGAGCGAAGATGCTGTTAAGAACTGGTTCTCCACCAACATCGAGCCTTACTTAGCCGACGTAAACATCACGGTCATCACCATCGGTAACGAAGTCATCCCGGGACCAATCGGTCCTCACGTGTTTCCCGTTGTGCAGTCTCTCACCAGCCTTCTCAAGTCCAGGAACTTACTGTAG
- the LOC104736117 gene encoding monogalactosyldiacylglycerol synthase 2, chloroplastic has product MATTVMSLAEKVLERLYGTSKSAVSIASDETTTQRHTHHHIHRSKSYDENDIDLCYSDEDESAMELVEIGAQRTKNVLILMSDTGGGHRASAEAIRDAFKIEFGDKYRVIVKDVWKEYTGWPLNDMERSYKFMVKHVQLWKVAFHTTSPKWIHSCYLAAIAAYYAKEVEAGLMEYKPEIIISVHPLMQHIPLWVLKWQELQKRVLFVTVITDLNTCHPTWFHPGVNRCYCPSQEVAKRALFDGLDESQVRVFGLPVRPSFARAVLVKDDLRKELEMDQDLRAVLLMGGGEGMGPVKETAKALAESLYDKENKKPIGQMVVICGRNKKLASSLEAIEWNIPVKVRGFETQMEKWMGACDCIITKAGPGTIAESLIRSLPIILNDYIPGQEKGNVPYVVENGAGVFTRSPKETARIVGEWFSTKTDELEQTSNNARKLAQPEAVFDIVKDINELSEQRGPLANVSYTLTSSFASLV; this is encoded by the exons ATGGCGACGACCGTCATGTCCCTTGCAGAGAAAGTGCTCGAACGACTCTACGGTACTTCCAAATCCGCCGTTTCTATAGCAAGCGACGAAACGACGACTCAACGTCATACCCATCATCACATCCACCGTAGCAAAAGCTACGACGAAAACGACATTGATCTTTGTTACAGCGACGAGGATGAATCAGCAATGGAGCTTGTCGAGATTGGTGCTCAGAGGACGAAGAACGTCTTGATCCTCATGAGCGACACTGGTGGCGGTCACCGTGCCTCCGCTGAAGCTATCCGTGACGCTTTCAAGATCGAGTTCGGAGATAAATACAGG GTAATTGTGAAAGATGTGTGGAAGGAATACACAGGGTGGCCATTGAATGATATGGAGAGATCATATAAGTTTATGGTGAAGCATGTTCAGCTTTGGAAAGTTGCTTTTCACACCACATCTCCCAAATGGATCCACTCTTGTTACCTAGCAGCCATTGCTGCCTATTACGCCAAGGAAGTAGAGGCTGGTTTGATGGAGTACAAGCCGGAAATTATCATTAGTGTTCATCCTCTCATGCAACACATCCCTTTATGGGTTCTAAAATGGCAAGAGCTACAGAAAAGAGTCCTCTTTGTCACCGTTATTACTGATCTCAACACTTGTCATCCTACTTG GTTTCATCCAGGGGTGAATAGGTGCTATTGCCCGTCTCAAGAAGTGGCGAAAAGGGCCTTGTTTGATGGGCTGGATGAGTCTCAAGTTCGTGTTTTTGGTTTACCTGTGAGGCCATCTTTTGCACGAGCGGTTCTGGTGAAGGATGATCTAAGAAAGGAGCTTGAGATGGATCAAGATCTTCGTGCGGTTCTACTGATGGGAGGAGGGGAAGGTATGGGTCCTGTGAAAGAAACAGCTAAAGCTCTTGCGGAATCTTTGTATGATAAAGAGAACAAGAAGCCCATCGGGCAAATGGTCGTTATATGTGGACGTAACAAGAAATTGGCATCTTCGTTAGAAGCCATTGAATGGAATATTCCTGTTAAG GTTCGAGGATTCGAGACCCAAATGGAAAAATGGATGGGAGCTTGTGACTGCATCATCACAAAA GCTGGACCGGGAACAATAGCTGAATCGCTGATTCGATCACTTCCAATCATTCTCAACGATTACATTCCTGGACAG GAAAAAGGGAACGTGCCATATGTAGTGGAGAATGGTGCAGGAGTGTTCACAAGAAGTCCTAAAGAGACAGCTAGAATCGTTGGGGAATGGTTTAGCACAAAGACAGATGAGCTGGAACAAACTTCAAACAACGCACGTAAACTAGCTCAGCCTGAGGCAGTCTTCGACATTGTCAAAGACATTAACGAGCTCTCGGAGCAACGAGGTCCTCTTGCTAATGTATCTTACACTCTTACCTCTTCCTTTGCCAGTTTAGTTTGA